In Dermacentor variabilis isolate Ectoservices chromosome 7, ASM5094787v1, whole genome shotgun sequence, a genomic segment contains:
- the LOC142588888 gene encoding uncharacterized protein LOC142588888 encodes MSANTRSSGNHCVIFGCTNNYRKRKLLAQQTCDVHQQPRRVCGCELVKFHRFPADPEQRRLWIASVNRKDFLPSDSSRVCSVHFVSGERTDTNPTPMRSLGYERKVKVGRRRIVRGDYVPTKRRRLPGDEVESAQPEPCAPIDYPQLDGVSDESVEPSLGDNQELHRSRTCNSFAGKMTHGPLKSMY; translated from the exons ATGTCAGCTAACACCAGGTCATCGGGGAACCACTGCGTTATCTTCGGCTGTACGAATAACTATAGAAAGAGGAAGCTGTTGGCGCAACAAACGTGCGACGTGCATCAACAGCCACGGCGTGTTTGTGGTTGCGAACTCGTCAAGTTTCACCGTTTTCCTGCGGACCCAGAGCAACGGCGTTTGTGGATTGCGAGCGTCAACAGGAAGGACTTCCTACCGTCCGACAGTTCGCGGGTATGCTCGGTACATTTCGTTTCTGGCGAACGTACCGACACGAACCCGACACCGATGAGGAGCCTCGGCTATGAGCGGAAG GTCAAAGTCGGGCGACGACGAATAGTGAGAGGCGACTACGTGCCTACGAAGAGACGAAGG CTTCCTGGAGATGAAGTGGAGTCGGCACAGCCAGAGCCATGCGCACCCATTGATTAT CCACAATTGGATGGTGTGTCGGATGAAAGTGTGGAACCTTCACTAGGTGACAATCAG GAGTTGCACCGCAGCCGAACTTGCAACAGTTTTGCTGGGAAAATGACACATGGTCCACTGAAGTCCAT